The proteins below come from a single Leptotrichia sp. oral taxon 223 genomic window:
- the rplU gene encoding 50S ribosomal protein L21 encodes MFAVIKTGGKQYKVEVGTVLKVEKLAADVDSDIEINEVLLVGEGENVTVGTPVVEGAKVVATVKSHGKGDKKINFKYNKKTYYRKKGHRQSFTAIEIKSINA; translated from the coding sequence ATGTTTGCAGTAATTAAAACAGGTGGAAAACAGTACAAAGTAGAAGTTGGAACTGTATTAAAAGTTGAAAAATTAGCAGCTGATGTTGATTCAGACATCGAAATTAACGAAGTTCTATTAGTTGGAGAGGGAGAAAACGTAACAGTTGGAACTCCAGTTGTAGAAGGAGCCAAAGTTGTGGCTACAGTCAAATCACATGGAAAAGGTGACAAAAAAATCAACTTTAAATATAACAAAAAAACTTACTACAGAAAAAAAGGGCACAGACAATCTTTTACAGCAATTGAAATTAAATCAATTAATGCTTAG
- a CDS encoding SDR family NAD(P)-dependent oxidoreductase → MNRNIFITGATSGIGKETAYAFAKNGDNVILCARNADKLKEIKADIDRKYGTNAYIFVLDVTKYNDVVKFSKKILDDVKKVDILVNNAGLALGLDKFQDYDIMDIERMIDTNIKGLLYVTRQILPSMVANDEGHIINIGSTAGIYAYAGAAVYCATKSAVKVLSDGIRIDTIDKNIKVTTVQPGIVETNFSNVRFHGNMEQAKKVYEGIEALKPEDIANTIVYIANQPKHVQISDITIMATNQATGFNIYRKKQNK, encoded by the coding sequence ATGAATAGAAATATTTTTATTACTGGAGCTACAAGTGGAATTGGGAAGGAAACAGCTTATGCTTTTGCGAAAAATGGGGATAATGTGATTTTGTGTGCTAGAAATGCGGATAAATTGAAGGAGATAAAAGCGGATATTGATAGAAAATATGGGACTAATGCGTATATTTTTGTGCTTGATGTTACAAAGTATAATGATGTTGTGAAATTTAGCAAGAAAATACTGGATGATGTGAAAAAGGTGGATATTCTTGTAAATAATGCAGGGCTTGCCTTGGGGTTGGATAAATTTCAGGATTATGATATTATGGATATTGAACGAATGATAGACACTAATATAAAGGGGCTTTTGTATGTTACAAGACAGATTTTGCCAAGCATGGTTGCAAATGATGAGGGGCACATTATAAATATTGGCTCAACTGCTGGAATTTATGCTTATGCAGGGGCTGCCGTGTACTGTGCGACTAAATCGGCTGTAAAGGTTTTGAGTGATGGAATCAGAATTGATACAATTGATAAAAATATTAAAGTAACCACTGTTCAGCCTGGAATTGTAGAAACAAATTTTAGCAACGTAAGATTTCATGGGAATATGGAGCAGGCTAAAAAAGTTTACGAAGGAATTGAGGCATTAAAGCCGGAAGATATTGCAAATACAATAGTTTATATTGCAAACCAGCCAAAACACGTACAAATTTCGGATATTACAATAATGGCGACAAATCAGGCGACTGGATTTAATATTTATAGAAAAAAACAAAATAAATAA
- a CDS encoding type II toxin-antitoxin system RelE/ParE family toxin, with the protein MKYKVLLSKYAAKKLQKMDKNTSRKIYDFLKKINNSENPRIKGEALSHNLKGYWKYKPLKNYRIIVEIQDDKLIVLAVEIEHRSKVYLILNKLKKSFLK; encoded by the coding sequence GTGAAATATAAAGTATTGTTATCCAAATATGCAGCAAAAAAATTACAAAAGATGGATAAAAATACAAGTAGAAAAATTTATGATTTTTTGAAAAAAATAAATAATTCTGAAAATCCAAGAATCAAAGGGGAGGCTTTGAGCCATAATTTAAAAGGATATTGGAAGTATAAACCATTAAAAAATTACAGGATAATAGTTGAAATACAAGATGATAAATTAATAGTTTTAGCTGTTGAAATAGAGCATAGAAGTAAAGTATATTTGATTTTAAATAAATTAAAAAAATCATTTTTAAAATAA
- the udk gene encoding uridine kinase — MSYQTIIVGIAGGTGSGKTSVTQAIIKNLERTGIHAILLEQDSYYKRNDHLTYEERTALNYDHPDSIDFDLLEKHILALKDGRSIEKPIYDFQVHNRVNETQHIEPANIIIVEGILVLAIAKIRSLFDTKIFVDTDDDERLLRRIERDLNERARSFESIKNQYINTVKPMHLEFVEPSKRYADVIIPRGKDNKVGINMVASRLRYLFNKMNQK, encoded by the coding sequence ATGAGCTATCAAACTATAATTGTCGGAATTGCTGGAGGGACTGGTTCTGGTAAAACTAGCGTAACTCAGGCTATAATCAAAAATTTGGAAAGAACAGGGATTCATGCAATTTTACTGGAGCAGGATTCTTATTACAAAAGGAATGATCACTTGACTTATGAGGAACGTACTGCCTTAAATTATGATCATCCAGATTCGATTGACTTCGATTTGCTGGAAAAGCATATATTGGCATTGAAGGACGGAAGATCTATCGAAAAACCTATTTATGATTTTCAGGTTCATAACAGGGTTAACGAAACTCAGCATATTGAGCCTGCAAATATAATTATTGTCGAAGGAATTTTAGTGCTTGCAATAGCAAAAATTAGAAGTCTTTTTGATACAAAAATTTTTGTTGACACTGACGATGATGAAAGGCTGCTTAGAAGAATTGAGCGAGATCTGAACGAGCGGGCAAGAAGTTTTGAAAGTATAAAAAATCAGTATATAAATACCGTAAAGCCGATGCACTTGGAGTTTGTTGAACCTTCCAAAAGATACGCCGATGTTATAATTCCACGTGGAAAAGATAACAAAGTAGGTATAAATATGGTAGCAAGCAGACTTAGATATCTATTTAACAAAATGAATCAAAAATAA
- a CDS encoding FAD-dependent oxidoreductase — MKIVVIGGGAAGMMFSTQYKKANPEDEIILFEKSSYVAWAGCPTPYFIADELKKSDVLHGTPEDFIKRGVNVKIHHEVTEINFQNKTVTVKGDEINGIIFYDKLVIAVGAKSFVPNIAGYSKDLENVFTLSHAEHAFKIKDFLNENKSRLKKAVVVGAGFIGLEMAESFRKNGLNVTLIEKADQIFPNVSENLKKRIYKEIEKNDVTLKLNSGVSEIISENNVAKSVKLDNGETVDFDIALFSIGITPNIDFLPKELKTDSGKIAVNDKFETNIKDVYAIGDCIFNKYYKTNRNLYAPFGDVANKHGMFLAKHLSGKNVSWKGLIRSFATSFYDVKLAQTGLSLKEALQLGYNADVVSMKAMYKNSGFEDSVPASAEIIYDKDKKIVLGGAMVGKEAVAQFVDQMAIVITLETPIEKFIEIDFAYSPTNASVWNPLLVTYRKVIK, encoded by the coding sequence ATGAAAATAGTTGTAATTGGAGGCGGAGCAGCTGGAATGATGTTTTCGACTCAATATAAAAAAGCAAATCCCGAAGATGAAATTATTTTATTTGAAAAATCATCTTATGTAGCTTGGGCAGGATGTCCAACACCTTATTTCATTGCTGACGAACTGAAAAAAAGCGATGTTCTGCACGGAACACCTGAAGATTTTATAAAGCGTGGAGTTAACGTAAAAATTCATCACGAAGTTACAGAAATAAATTTTCAAAATAAAACTGTAACAGTAAAAGGCGACGAAATTAATGGAATAATTTTTTATGATAAACTGGTTATTGCCGTCGGAGCAAAATCATTTGTACCAAATATTGCTGGATATTCAAAAGATTTAGAAAATGTGTTCACTTTATCACACGCAGAACACGCCTTTAAAATAAAAGATTTTCTTAATGAAAATAAATCAAGATTGAAAAAAGCAGTTGTCGTAGGAGCTGGATTTATTGGACTGGAAATGGCTGAATCATTTAGAAAAAATGGATTAAATGTTACATTGATTGAAAAAGCTGATCAAATTTTTCCAAATGTGTCTGAAAATTTGAAAAAAAGAATTTATAAGGAAATAGAAAAAAATGATGTTACGTTAAAACTAAATTCAGGTGTTTCAGAAATAATTTCTGAAAATAATGTTGCAAAATCGGTAAAATTGGATAACGGCGAAACTGTAGATTTTGATATTGCATTATTTAGTATCGGAATTACTCCAAACATTGATTTCTTGCCGAAAGAATTAAAAACCGATTCTGGAAAAATTGCTGTAAATGATAAATTTGAAACAAATATTAAAGATGTCTATGCAATTGGAGATTGTATTTTTAATAAATATTACAAAACAAACAGAAATTTATACGCTCCATTTGGCGATGTGGCAAACAAGCATGGGATGTTCCTTGCAAAACACCTGTCTGGAAAAAATGTGAGCTGGAAAGGGCTAATCCGTTCTTTTGCAACTTCATTTTATGATGTAAAATTAGCACAAACTGGACTTTCCCTAAAAGAGGCCCTGCAATTAGGATACAATGCCGATGTAGTTTCAATGAAAGCAATGTACAAAAATTCTGGCTTTGAAGACTCTGTTCCTGCAAGTGCCGAAATTATTTACGATAAAGATAAAAAAATTGTTCTCGGCGGAGCAATGGTTGGAAAAGAAGCTGTTGCACAATTTGTCGATCAGATGGCAATTGTTATCACTCTTGAAACGCCTATTGAAAAATTTATAGAAATTGACTTTGCATATTCCCCAACGAATGCAAGTGTTTGGAATCCATTATTAGTAACATATCGAAAAGTTATTAAATAA
- a CDS encoding potassium channel family protein, protein MKNKIENLHKNKKFRISYQIIFIFLAVYSFTTTILDLHGDIHIFGNRFLEFIDMSIYLIFAIDYFVRFTLSKDKLDFIENNIPDLISIIPYYSIFRLFRIFKIRHFAKVFKHLKLTKTYLVIKRFRKKIKDFLKLNGLIYLLIFAALGIVVSAIIVSYVEKLSYFNGLWWAFVTATTVGYGDVYPHTFIGRIIAIFLILIGMGTFGMITGAITSYFLNRQTDLIPDDDLDEYVLNSQNYTDTEKQEIITFIQFIRNKRKK, encoded by the coding sequence ATGAAAAATAAAATTGAAAATTTGCATAAAAATAAAAAATTCAGGATAAGTTATCAAATCATTTTTATTTTTTTGGCAGTTTATAGTTTTACTACGACAATTTTAGATTTACATGGCGATATCCATATTTTTGGAAATCGATTTCTTGAATTTATTGACATGTCAATTTATCTAATTTTTGCAATTGACTATTTTGTTCGGTTTACACTTTCAAAAGATAAATTGGATTTTATTGAAAATAATATTCCTGATTTGATTTCGATTATTCCATATTATTCCATCTTCAGATTATTCAGAATTTTTAAAATAAGGCATTTTGCCAAAGTTTTTAAACATTTAAAATTAACCAAGACTTATTTGGTTATCAAAAGATTTCGTAAAAAAATAAAAGATTTTTTAAAATTAAATGGATTAATTTATTTACTAATTTTCGCAGCGCTAGGAATAGTTGTATCAGCAATAATTGTTTCCTATGTCGAAAAACTGTCTTATTTTAATGGCTTATGGTGGGCATTTGTAACCGCAACTACCGTTGGCTATGGAGATGTCTACCCACACACATTTATCGGAAGAATAATCGCTATTTTTCTGATACTCATTGGAATGGGGACTTTTGGAATGATCACAGGAGCAATCACAAGTTATTTCTTAAATCGGCAAACTGATTTAATTCCAGATGATGATTTAGACGAATATGTTTTAAATTCCCAAAACTACACAGATACAGAAAAACAGGAAATTATAACTTTTATACAATTTATAAGAAACAAAAGAAAAAAATAA
- a CDS encoding DUF4291 family protein, with the protein MMYRSGWATKQGQERILAIDLKREGFDEIVRNSVFSSFRKVSDLSKEEWKEKLENSEVRCQWDPDRDIYGNPIGRRAIQLGIKGETVKKYINDWTVNITDITDKVIEMRNSIQNGTFSEFMLPKEKKYIV; encoded by the coding sequence ATGATGTACCGAAGTGGCTGGGCTACTAAGCAAGGGCAGGAAAGAATACTGGCAATTGACCTGAAAAGGGAAGGATTTGATGAAATAGTGAGAAATTCTGTATTTTCATCTTTTAGGAAAGTTTCTGACTTGTCTAAGGAAGAATGGAAAGAAAAATTGGAAAATTCAGAAGTAAGATGTCAATGGGATCCAGATAGGGATATTTATGGTAATCCAATAGGAAGAAGAGCGATACAGCTAGGTATAAAAGGCGAAACTGTGAAAAAATATATAAATGACTGGACTGTAAATATAACTGACATAACTGATAAAGTTATTGAGATGAGAAATAGTATTCAAAATGGAACTTTTTCAGAATTTATGCTTCCTAAAGAAAAAAAATATATTGTTTAA
- a CDS encoding Panacea domain-containing protein, which yields MDITIFDVAEWFLFQESMTHKKLQKLCYYAYSWFIYLNNDDYNNIQNRLFNYIFEAWVHGPVNRELYNKYSHYGWQEIPKKDEFPNNLNNLNEYLQSIWQVYGGYNGDQLESISHQEKPWQNARIGLEPYESSNKKISEIDMFMEYATR from the coding sequence ATGGATATAACTATATTTGATGTTGCAGAATGGTTTTTGTTTCAGGAATCGATGACTCATAAAAAATTACAGAAATTGTGTTACTATGCTTATAGTTGGTTTATTTACCTAAATAATGATGACTATAATAACATACAAAATAGATTATTTAATTATATTTTCGAAGCTTGGGTTCACGGTCCTGTCAATAGAGAATTGTATAATAAATATTCACACTACGGTTGGCAAGAAATACCTAAAAAGGATGAGTTTCCCAACAATTTGAATAATTTAAATGAGTATTTACAAAGCATTTGGCAAGTTTATGGAGGATATAATGGTGATCAATTAGAATCTATTTCTCATCAAGAAAAACCGTGGCAAAATGCAAGAATAGGTTTAGAGCCGTACGAATCAAGTAATAAAAAAATAAGCGAAATAGATATGTTTATGGAGTATGCGACGAGATAA
- a CDS encoding N-acetylmuramoyl-L-alanine amidase yields MKKICVIIGHGGNDCGAINPHTKETELAYNTELADMLMEALKNEYEVVKYNRGYNKVENIGIVNGYKSDLILSLHCNSFNGIASGTEALYWYSSEKSKKLAEILSKNISETFGIHNRGAKPRVTNEIKKRNPIKFKDMETRGSYLLYRTNAPCNIIEPFFIDNDSDLKLGKEKKREYVEAIKKSIKEYFEGVM; encoded by the coding sequence ATGAAAAAAATTTGTGTAATAATTGGGCACGGCGGAAACGATTGTGGAGCAATTAACCCTCATACAAAAGAGACTGAGCTTGCTTACAATACCGAACTTGCTGATATGCTTATGGAAGCATTAAAAAATGAGTATGAAGTCGTAAAATATAACAGGGGATATAACAAAGTTGAAAATATTGGGATAGTCAATGGTTATAAATCAGACTTGATTTTATCGCTGCACTGTAATTCGTTTAACGGAATTGCTTCAGGAACAGAAGCGCTTTACTGGTATTCAAGTGAGAAATCTAAAAAATTGGCAGAGATATTAAGTAAAAATATTTCTGAAACTTTTGGAATCCACAACAGAGGAGCGAAACCAAGAGTTACAAATGAAATTAAGAAACGGAATCCTATTAAATTCAAAGATATGGAAACAAGGGGAAGTTACTTGCTTTATAGGACAAATGCCCCTTGTAACATTATTGAACCGTTTTTCATCGATAACGATAGCGATTTGAAGCTCGGAAAAGAGAAAAAACGGGAATATGTGGAAGCGATAAAAAAATCTATAAAAGAATATTTTGAAGGAGTGATGTAA
- a CDS encoding glycoside hydrolase family 108 protein, with the protein MNRFDKIFSFMLAVEGGYTNDKNDKGGETTWGVTKDEARRNGYNGSMKNLTQDFAKRILEKDYYLKNRLNEVKNDKVALSICDWSFNSGKWATKKAQVTLNRYFGYNLVVDGIFGSKTIKALNEVEEQGKSEEFLRDYHSIQRKFYHSIVEYNPTQKVFLTGWLNRVDRKEKYLKEMV; encoded by the coding sequence ATGAATAGATTTGACAAAATTTTCAGCTTTATGTTGGCTGTCGAGGGTGGCTATACCAACGACAAGAATGATAAGGGTGGAGAAACAACTTGGGGAGTTACTAAAGATGAAGCAAGAAGAAACGGATACAATGGCTCTATGAAAAATTTAACACAAGATTTTGCAAAAAGAATACTTGAAAAAGACTATTACCTGAAAAATCGTTTGAATGAAGTAAAAAATGACAAGGTTGCATTATCAATATGTGACTGGAGTTTTAACTCAGGAAAATGGGCAACTAAAAAGGCACAGGTAACATTAAACAGATATTTTGGCTATAATCTAGTTGTAGATGGTATTTTTGGAAGCAAGACCATAAAAGCCTTGAATGAAGTGGAAGAACAAGGAAAATCAGAAGAATTTTTGAGAGATTATCACAGTATACAGAGAAAATTTTATCATTCTATAGTTGAATATAATCCAACACAGAAAGTTTTTTTGACTGGGTGGTTGAATCGTGTTGATAGAAAAGAAAAATATTTGAAGGAGATGGTGTAA
- a CDS encoding MW1434 family type I TA system toxin, translated as MNFGKAFEEVKKGKAMRLPQWSKDVVIKAQFPDENSKMTAPYLYVESRYGRVPWKETMIELFSEEWEVV; from the coding sequence ATGAATTTTGGGAAAGCATTTGAAGAAGTAAAAAAAGGAAAAGCAATGAGATTGCCGCAATGGAGCAAGGATGTAGTGATAAAAGCACAATTTCCTGACGAAAATAGTAAAATGACAGCTCCATATCTATATGTGGAATCTAGATACGGTAGAGTGCCTTGGAAAGAAACTATGATTGAATTATTTAGTGAAGAATGGGAAGTGGTATAA
- a CDS encoding tyrosine-type recombinase/integrase, with protein MNKNWEIYKEYLNSCIVRNESVKNTTYRTYTNSMKQFIEYLRRYENNCYLLNRKNSKNMVVILERYIRYCREVKRNNARTINNKITAISSFYIWAVKRDLVEVHPFRDKLDRLKVTDVEKRRESYYLNSKEIVEIQVKMKLSEKYDLQDQIIFNLIIDTGCRISALHSIKMSNLDLENGIINGIVEKEQKIVEFVIFENTLNLIKEWLKCRKGNIEYLFVTKYNGVFKQMSKSTIRDRVRKIGKLVGIDNLYPHTLRKTSINLLAEVGGIELASEFANHNGVDVTKKHYIKKTTAKDRKSKLLEIRKKAGF; from the coding sequence ATGAATAAAAACTGGGAAATCTACAAGGAATATCTGAACAGTTGTATAGTGAGAAATGAAAGTGTAAAAAACACAACATATAGGACTTACACAAACAGTATGAAACAATTTATTGAGTATTTACGACGATATGAAAATAATTGTTATTTATTGAACAGAAAAAATTCCAAAAACATGGTGGTTATTTTAGAACGATACATAAGATACTGCAGGGAAGTAAAAAGAAACAATGCAAGGACTATCAACAACAAAATAACAGCAATAAGTAGTTTCTATATATGGGCTGTTAAAAGAGATTTAGTGGAGGTGCATCCGTTCCGGGATAAACTAGATAGATTAAAAGTTACAGATGTGGAAAAGAGGAGAGAAAGCTATTATTTAAACAGTAAGGAAATAGTGGAAATACAAGTGAAAATGAAATTGTCTGAAAAATATGATTTGCAAGATCAGATAATATTCAATCTTATTATTGATACTGGATGTCGAATATCGGCATTACATTCAATTAAAATGAGTAATTTAGATTTAGAAAATGGGATAATAAATGGAATTGTAGAAAAAGAACAAAAAATTGTAGAATTTGTGATATTTGAAAACACGTTAAATTTGATAAAGGAGTGGTTGAAATGTAGGAAAGGCAACATAGAATACTTATTTGTTACTAAATACAACGGAGTATTTAAGCAAATGAGCAAATCAACTATACGTGATCGAGTTAGAAAAATAGGAAAACTTGTAGGAATAGATAATTTATATCCTCACACGTTAAGGAAAACTAGTATTAATTTATTGGCGGAAGTCGGTGGGATTGAATTAGCAAGTGAATTTGCTAATCACAATGGAGTAGATGTTACTAAAAAGCACTACATCAAAAAAACAACTGCAAAAGACAGGAAAAGCAAATTATTAGAGATTCGCAAAAAAGCTGGATTTTAG